A single region of the Aeromonas hydrophila subsp. hydrophila ATCC 7966 genome encodes:
- a CDS encoding ElyC/SanA/YdcF family protein: MVPEWPGAINLRWNAIMMKRTAIALTLASLLALPVCVSSNAWAAPVRSLQKEQNYDQYISKRQVVDQLLADAWQIFKSPARISTAGFTAKMPSNMEQVTELLLQAYQLEPYRTDLLISAANAQIYNGNVDKAIGLFEQALSTAPDDIDLLSYLATWQTFKHNEAAAKGYQSKLATLNPGRAADLQRIFDTVERVIATPLKEQGERSPKPGNRAIVTLGYALNPDGSMHDILLGRLETTRALAKANPAALIILTGGVPQNRQTEGKLMADWLVKKGIDRSRIIEENYATSTVENALYSGYALARHQIEYATLVSSASHVRRGQTLLEIASWQSGPAGIRIDSVSYPDKPLSELAKVSDSELLGIYRDALRTYGLWSYRSAPLLER, translated from the coding sequence ATGGTCCCGGAATGGCCTGGTGCCATCAACCTTCGGTGGAACGCCATCATGATGAAAAGAACCGCGATTGCCCTGACGCTGGCCAGCCTGTTGGCGCTGCCAGTGTGTGTCTCCAGCAATGCCTGGGCTGCCCCGGTACGCTCCCTGCAAAAGGAGCAGAATTACGACCAGTACATCAGCAAGCGCCAGGTGGTGGATCAGCTGCTGGCGGACGCCTGGCAGATCTTCAAATCCCCCGCCCGCATCTCCACCGCCGGCTTCACCGCCAAGATGCCGAGCAACATGGAGCAGGTAACCGAGCTGCTGCTGCAGGCCTACCAGCTCGAGCCCTATCGCACCGACCTGCTCATCTCGGCGGCCAACGCCCAGATCTACAACGGCAACGTGGACAAGGCCATCGGCCTGTTCGAGCAGGCCCTCAGCACCGCGCCCGATGACATCGACCTGCTGAGCTACCTCGCCACCTGGCAGACCTTCAAGCACAACGAGGCCGCCGCCAAGGGGTATCAGAGCAAGCTGGCGACCCTCAATCCCGGCAGGGCTGCCGATCTGCAGCGCATCTTCGACACGGTCGAGCGCGTCATCGCCACCCCGCTCAAGGAGCAGGGGGAGCGCTCACCCAAGCCGGGCAACCGGGCCATCGTCACCCTGGGCTATGCCCTCAATCCCGACGGCTCCATGCACGACATCCTGCTGGGCCGGCTGGAAACCACCCGGGCGCTGGCCAAGGCCAACCCGGCGGCCCTCATCATCCTGACCGGCGGCGTGCCCCAGAACCGTCAGACCGAGGGCAAGCTGATGGCCGACTGGCTGGTGAAAAAGGGGATCGACCGCTCCCGCATCATCGAGGAGAACTACGCCACCAGCACGGTGGAGAACGCCCTCTACAGCGGCTATGCCCTCGCCCGCCACCAGATCGAGTACGCCACCCTGGTGAGCTCCGCCAGCCATGTGCGCCGGGGCCAGACCCTGCTGGAGATCGCCAGCTGGCAGAGCGGGCCGGCCGGGATCCGGATAGACAGCGTCAGCTATCCCGACAAGCCGCTCTCCGAGCTTGCCAAGGTGAGCGACAGCGAGCTTCTCGGCATCTACCGCGACGCCCTGCGCACCTATGGGCTCTGGAGCTACCGCTCCGCCCCCCTGCTGGAGCGCTGA
- a CDS encoding alpha/beta hydrolase, producing the protein MKYTLLMTLLAPALLAGCNLEKKEEPFQARHIRTGYDAGQVCQQLRQGWQEDGIAIPASQVSCHYLTVPLDYDKEWVQIKETKWEKHSAARADSSLFADNSPRFSSWSDKPVRPHVKQETRTVKGDTLDIFYLHYRATGDYRGTLFYNPGGPTSATPDLGLLLDMLRSANPAILEHYDIVTLDPRGAGYSALGHELRSCLLTDKQGVRPDMSPAQLAQLFASRDKGALPALQSGADQGKAFSTALLERCDEPLRLHAPHLGSWAVVEDMERLRQHLRRERITPITFSYGTRLAALYAARYPSHVANLVVDSPMSPAESRYPAIFRGDAENANRILAWRFGDQALQRSMAVTRQVRDDGRYVDNQGNVLDRDRWEAVMSDAISGSQRDDQLAFWQQDDAGPLLTRLAKEQADENPYSTLQEMPFFSAIHCTDNSEPYGWQTLDPEDAAFQGAGALLLAKSFNTCADWPYPRQPIASYGAGEIKLPDDARALVLGAEYDPNTPFAGARQMQAAFGSAARLVQVEQSNQHGQLNSSRCAQAALSTLLLGDAASLPAEQRCLAD; encoded by the coding sequence ATGAAATACACGCTGCTCATGACCCTGCTGGCACCGGCATTGCTGGCAGGCTGCAATCTGGAAAAGAAAGAAGAGCCCTTCCAGGCTCGCCATATTCGCACCGGCTATGACGCCGGCCAGGTCTGCCAACAGCTGCGCCAGGGCTGGCAGGAGGACGGCATCGCCATTCCCGCCAGTCAGGTCAGTTGCCACTACCTGACGGTGCCGCTCGATTACGACAAGGAGTGGGTCCAGATCAAGGAGACCAAGTGGGAAAAGCACTCCGCTGCACGCGCCGACAGCTCCCTCTTCGCCGACAACAGCCCCCGCTTCTCCTCCTGGTCGGACAAACCCGTCCGCCCCCATGTCAAACAGGAGACCCGCACGGTCAAGGGCGACACCCTGGATATCTTCTATCTGCACTATCGCGCCACTGGCGACTATCGCGGCACCCTGTTCTACAACCCGGGCGGCCCCACCTCGGCCACCCCGGATCTTGGCCTCCTGCTCGACATGCTGCGCAGCGCCAACCCCGCCATCCTTGAGCACTACGACATCGTCACCCTGGATCCCCGCGGGGCCGGTTACAGCGCCCTCGGCCACGAACTGCGCAGCTGCCTGCTGACCGACAAGCAAGGCGTTCGGCCGGACATGAGCCCGGCGCAGCTCGCCCAACTGTTCGCCAGCCGGGACAAGGGCGCCCTGCCGGCGCTCCAGAGCGGGGCGGATCAGGGCAAGGCCTTCAGCACGGCCCTGCTGGAGCGCTGTGACGAGCCGCTGCGGCTGCATGCGCCACACCTGGGCTCGTGGGCCGTGGTCGAGGACATGGAGCGCCTGCGCCAGCACCTGAGGCGCGAGCGGATCACCCCCATCACCTTCTCCTACGGCACTCGCCTGGCCGCCCTCTATGCCGCCCGCTACCCGAGCCACGTGGCCAATCTGGTGGTCGACTCGCCGATGTCCCCCGCCGAGAGCCGCTATCCGGCCATCTTCCGCGGCGACGCCGAGAATGCCAATCGCATCCTGGCCTGGCGCTTCGGGGATCAGGCGCTGCAGCGCAGCATGGCGGTGACCCGCCAGGTTCGCGATGACGGCCGCTATGTGGACAACCAGGGCAATGTGCTCGACCGCGACCGCTGGGAAGCGGTGATGAGCGATGCCATCAGTGGCAGCCAGCGCGACGATCAGCTCGCTTTCTGGCAGCAGGACGATGCCGGCCCCTTGCTGACCCGCCTAGCCAAGGAGCAGGCCGACGAAAACCCCTATTCAACGCTGCAGGAGATGCCCTTCTTCAGCGCCATCCACTGCACCGACAACAGCGAGCCCTATGGCTGGCAAACGCTGGACCCGGAAGATGCCGCCTTCCAGGGGGCCGGCGCCCTGCTGCTGGCCAAGAGCTTCAACACCTGCGCCGACTGGCCTTATCCGCGCCAGCCCATCGCCAGCTATGGCGCCGGCGAGATAAAGCTGCCGGATGATGCCAGGGCCCTGGTGCTCGGCGCCGAGTACGATCCCAATACCCCCTTCGCCGGTGCCCGCCAGATGCAGGCCGCCTTTGGCAGCGCCGCCCGCCTGGTGCAGGTAGAACAGAGTAACCAGCATGGCCAGTTGAACAGCTCCCGCTGCGCCCAGGCGGCCCTCAGCACCCTGCTGTTGGGGGATGCCGCGAGCCTGCCCGCCGAGCAGCGTTGCCTGGCCGACTGA
- the cyoE gene encoding heme o synthase, which translates to MMMKQYLQVTKPGIIFGNLISVIGGFLLASKGSLDVPLFILTMAGVSLVVASGCVFNNYIDRDIDCIMERTKNRALVKGLIAPGVSLWYATALGIAGIALLYFAANPLAALLAVLGFIVYVGVYSLYMKRHSVYGTLVGSLSGAAPPVIGYCAVSGQFDSGALILLAIFSLWQMPHSYAIAIFRFKDYQAANIPVLPVVKGIPVAKLHITLYILAFMVPTLMLFLGGYAGYKYLVVATAVSVWWLGMALSGYKAAVDDSLWARKLFMFSIVTITCLSVMMSVDFQPEAEPAVLVSMLP; encoded by the coding sequence ATGATGATGAAGCAATACCTGCAAGTGACCAAGCCGGGCATCATCTTCGGTAACCTCATCTCGGTTATCGGAGGGTTCCTGCTGGCCTCCAAGGGGAGCCTGGATGTGCCCCTGTTCATTCTGACCATGGCTGGTGTATCACTGGTGGTCGCCTCCGGTTGCGTGTTCAACAACTACATCGACCGGGACATCGACTGCATCATGGAGCGCACCAAGAACCGTGCTCTGGTGAAGGGTCTGATCGCCCCCGGCGTATCGCTCTGGTACGCCACCGCGCTCGGCATTGCGGGCATTGCACTGCTCTACTTTGCGGCCAATCCGTTGGCCGCCTTGCTGGCGGTGCTGGGCTTCATTGTCTATGTGGGGGTCTACAGCCTCTACATGAAGCGTCATTCGGTCTACGGCACTCTGGTCGGCAGCCTCTCCGGCGCCGCGCCGCCGGTCATCGGCTACTGCGCGGTGAGCGGTCAGTTCGACTCTGGCGCCTTGATCCTGCTGGCGATCTTCAGCCTGTGGCAGATGCCGCACTCCTATGCGATCGCCATTTTCCGCTTCAAGGATTACCAGGCGGCCAACATCCCGGTACTGCCGGTGGTGAAGGGGATCCCGGTGGCCAAGCTGCACATCACCCTCTACATCCTGGCCTTCATGGTGCCGACCCTGATGCTGTTCCTCGGCGGTTATGCCGGTTACAAGTATCTGGTGGTGGCCACCGCGGTCAGCGTCTGGTGGCTGGGGATGGCGCTGTCTGGCTACAAGGCGGCGGTGGATGACTCCCTCTGGGCGCGCAAGCTGTTCATGTTCTCCATCGTCACCATCACTTGTCTCAGCGTGATGATGTCGGTGGACTTCCAGCCGGAGGCCGAGCCTGCGGTGCTGGTGAGCATGCTGCCCTAA
- the tauA gene encoding taurine ABC transporter substrate-binding protein — protein MTGKGHSLWLAALALLSLQAKAVEVTVAYQTSAEPAKVAQADDTFARTSGATVKWLKFDSGASVVRALASGDVQIGNIGSSPLAVAANQQVPIEVFLLASKLGNSEALVVKPELTSATALSGKRIAVPFTSTTHYSLLAALRHWGVDPASLQIVNLQPPAIIAAWQRGDIDGAYVWAPALNELTKGGKVLTDSAQVGEWGAPTLDVWVVRKEFAKAHPELVQAFVDSTLAAQRDYLANPDGWLTKPDNLAKLAKLSGVPASDVPALVRGNTYLSASQQGAELGELVNQTLVDTSRFLKEQGKVQSAGSDYRDYVTDRFVKAHAR, from the coding sequence ATGACAGGAAAAGGACATTCCCTCTGGCTGGCGGCGCTCGCCCTGCTCAGCCTGCAAGCCAAGGCCGTGGAAGTCACGGTGGCCTACCAGACCTCTGCCGAACCGGCCAAAGTGGCCCAGGCCGACGACACCTTTGCCCGCACCAGCGGCGCCACGGTGAAGTGGCTCAAGTTCGACAGCGGTGCCAGCGTGGTGCGGGCGCTCGCCTCCGGCGACGTGCAGATCGGCAACATCGGTTCCAGCCCGCTGGCGGTGGCCGCCAACCAGCAAGTGCCCATCGAGGTGTTCCTGCTCGCCTCCAAGCTCGGCAACTCGGAAGCGCTGGTGGTCAAGCCCGAACTCACCTCCGCCACAGCGCTCAGCGGCAAGCGCATCGCCGTGCCCTTTACCTCCACCACCCACTACAGCCTGCTGGCCGCGCTGCGGCACTGGGGAGTGGATCCGGCCAGCCTGCAGATCGTCAACCTGCAACCGCCAGCCATCATCGCCGCCTGGCAGCGGGGTGACATCGATGGCGCCTATGTCTGGGCGCCGGCCCTCAACGAGCTGACCAAGGGTGGCAAGGTACTGACCGACTCGGCCCAGGTGGGCGAGTGGGGAGCCCCCACCCTGGATGTCTGGGTGGTGCGCAAGGAGTTCGCCAAGGCCCATCCCGAGCTGGTGCAGGCCTTCGTCGACAGCACCCTGGCGGCCCAGCGCGACTACCTGGCCAACCCCGACGGCTGGCTGACCAAGCCGGACAACCTCGCCAAGCTGGCCAAACTGAGCGGCGTGCCGGCCAGCGACGTGCCCGCGCTGGTCAGGGGCAACACCTACCTGAGCGCCAGCCAGCAGGGCGCCGAGCTGGGGGAGCTGGTGAACCAGACCCTGGTGGACACCAGCCGCTTTCTCAAGGAGCAAGGCAAGGTGCAGAGCGCCGGCAGCGATTATCGCGACTACGTGACCGACCGCTTCGTCAAGGCTCACGCCCGCTGA
- the tauB gene encoding taurine ABC transporter ATP-binding subunit, producing the protein MLQLTHLCADYAGRRVLDNINLTLDAGELMVVLGPSGCGKTTLLNLIAGFQTAQQGTITLQGRPVSDPGAERGVVFQHDGLLPWRNVLDNVAFGLQLAGVPRREREASALAMLRKVGLEEAHAKPVWQLSGGQRQRVGIARALATQPQLLLLDEPFGALDAFTREQMQTLLLRLWHEQRRQVLLITHDIEEAVFMATELVLISPAPGRVMERLTLDFGRRFAAGEPCRSIKSDPAFIARREYVLERVFAEREVFA; encoded by the coding sequence ATGCTGCAGCTCACTCACCTTTGTGCCGATTACGCCGGGCGCAGAGTCCTCGACAACATCAACCTGACCCTGGATGCAGGCGAGCTGATGGTGGTGCTCGGCCCCTCCGGCTGCGGCAAGACCACCTTGCTCAACCTCATCGCCGGTTTTCAGACCGCCCAGCAGGGCACCATCACTCTGCAGGGGCGGCCGGTAAGCGACCCAGGCGCCGAGCGGGGGGTGGTTTTTCAGCACGATGGCCTGCTGCCCTGGCGCAACGTGCTGGACAACGTTGCCTTCGGGCTGCAACTGGCCGGCGTGCCGCGCCGCGAACGCGAGGCCAGCGCGCTGGCCATGCTGCGCAAGGTGGGGCTGGAGGAGGCCCACGCCAAGCCGGTCTGGCAGCTCTCCGGCGGTCAACGCCAGCGGGTCGGCATCGCCCGGGCGCTGGCCACCCAGCCGCAACTGCTGCTGCTCGACGAGCCCTTCGGCGCCCTCGACGCCTTTACCCGCGAGCAGATGCAGACCCTGCTGCTGCGTCTGTGGCACGAGCAGCGCCGGCAGGTTCTGCTCATCACCCACGACATCGAGGAGGCGGTGTTCATGGCCACCGAGCTGGTGCTGATCTCCCCGGCGCCGGGGCGAGTCATGGAGCGGCTGACCCTGGACTTCGGCCGCCGCTTCGCCGCCGGCGAGCCCTGCCGCAGCATCAAGTCGGATCCCGCCTTCATCGCGCGGCGCGAGTACGTGCTGGAGCGGGTCTTTGCCGAGCGGGAGGTGTTTGCATGA
- a CDS encoding cytochrome o ubiquinol oxidase subunit IV: MSNHTVDNHGASHGSAKSYLIGFVLSLILTAVPFWMVMDGSASHTTVLATVVGMAVVQIFVHLVYFLHMNTSSEERWNLVALIFTVLIIAIVVVGSLWIMYNLNINMMVH; encoded by the coding sequence ATGAGCAATCATACCGTTGACAATCACGGCGCCAGCCATGGCAGCGCCAAGAGCTACCTGATCGGCTTCGTGCTGTCCCTGATCCTGACCGCGGTGCCGTTCTGGATGGTGATGGACGGCTCCGCCTCCCACACCACCGTGCTGGCCACCGTGGTCGGCATGGCGGTGGTGCAGATCTTCGTGCATCTGGTCTACTTCCTGCACATGAACACCTCGTCCGAGGAGCGCTGGAACCTGGTGGCACTGATCTTTACCGTGCTCATCATCGCCATCGTGGTCGTGGGTTCCCTGTGGATCATGTACAACCTCAACATCAACATGATGGTTCACTGA
- the tauC gene encoding taurine ABC transporter permease TauC — MSLTLSRPLDPARRIRLRWPLPRRLGVSLLTLGALLALWWLVARLGLISPLFLPPPAQVLQQFATLAGPQGFMDATLWQHLAASLQRILIALAAATLCGVTVGLAMGLSPTLRGMLDPLIELYRPVPPLAYLPLMVIWFGIGETSKVLLIYLAIFAPVAMATLAGVQGAKQVRLRAARALGANRWQVLWYVIVPGALPDMLTGLRIGLGVGWSTLVAAELIAATRGVGFMVQAAGEFLATDVVLAGILVIALIAFTLELGLRALQRRLTPWHGEGL; from the coding sequence ATGAGCCTCACCCTCTCCCGCCCGCTCGACCCTGCCCGCCGGATACGCCTGCGCTGGCCGCTGCCACGCCGGCTTGGGGTGAGCCTGCTGACCCTGGGTGCCCTCCTCGCACTTTGGTGGCTGGTGGCCAGGCTCGGGCTGATAAGCCCGCTGTTCCTGCCGCCCCCTGCCCAGGTGCTGCAGCAGTTTGCCACCCTCGCCGGGCCGCAGGGCTTCATGGATGCCACCCTCTGGCAGCACCTCGCCGCCAGTTTGCAGCGCATCCTCATCGCCCTCGCGGCCGCCACCCTGTGCGGCGTGACGGTGGGCCTCGCCATGGGGCTCAGCCCCACCCTGCGCGGCATGCTCGACCCGCTGATCGAGCTGTACCGGCCGGTGCCGCCCCTTGCCTACCTGCCGCTCATGGTGATCTGGTTTGGCATCGGCGAGACATCGAAGGTGCTGCTCATCTATCTGGCCATCTTCGCGCCGGTCGCCATGGCCACCCTGGCCGGGGTGCAGGGCGCCAAGCAGGTGCGGCTGCGAGCCGCCCGGGCGCTCGGCGCCAACCGCTGGCAGGTGCTGTGGTACGTCATCGTGCCCGGCGCCCTGCCGGACATGCTCACCGGGCTGCGCATCGGGCTCGGGGTCGGCTGGTCCACCCTGGTGGCGGCCGAGCTCATCGCCGCCACCCGCGGCGTGGGCTTCATGGTACAAGCCGCCGGCGAGTTTCTCGCCACCGACGTGGTGCTGGCGGGCATTCTGGTGATCGCCCTGATCGCCTTCACTCTGGAACTTGGTTTACGTGCGCTGCAGCGTCGCCTGACGCCGTGGCATGGAGAAGGACTATGA
- a CDS encoding NupC/NupG family nucleoside CNT transporter, whose translation MTLLLSLVGMLALMFIAWLASENRRAIRWRTVLGALALQTGFAALVLYFPPGQIMLGAMSNGVSALLGFADSGIRFVFGDLASNGFIFAVRVLPLVIFISALIAVLYHFGIMQWVIRVLGGGIHRLLGTSRAESLVATGNIFLSQGESPLLIRPFLAGMTRSELFAVMTCGMASVAGSVLGGYAGLGVDLKYLIAASFMAAPGGLLMAKLLVPEQQQVCEQAEITLDKSDYSNAIDALAGGAMSGMKIAVAIGTILLAFVSVITMINAGLTTVGEWFGWADLSLQQLLGYLFAPVAWLIGVPASEMMAAGSLIGQKVIMNEFVAYLDFANIKQDLSAHTQIIITFALCGFANLGSIAVQLGSIGTMAPERRHDVASLGFKAVLAATLANLMSATLAGLFASLG comes from the coding sequence ATGACGCTGTTATTGAGTCTGGTCGGTATGCTGGCCCTGATGTTTATCGCCTGGCTGGCCAGTGAAAACCGCCGTGCCATCCGCTGGCGGACCGTGCTGGGGGCCCTCGCCCTGCAAACCGGCTTTGCCGCCCTGGTGCTCTACTTCCCTCCCGGTCAAATCATGCTCGGTGCCATGAGCAACGGCGTCTCCGCCCTGCTCGGCTTTGCCGACAGCGGCATCCGCTTCGTGTTTGGCGATCTGGCCAGCAACGGCTTCATCTTCGCCGTGCGGGTACTGCCGCTGGTGATCTTCATCAGCGCGCTGATCGCCGTGCTCTATCACTTCGGCATCATGCAGTGGGTGATCCGGGTGCTGGGAGGCGGCATTCACCGCCTGCTCGGCACCAGCCGCGCCGAATCCCTGGTGGCCACCGGCAACATTTTCCTCTCTCAAGGGGAGTCGCCGCTGCTGATCCGCCCCTTCCTGGCGGGCATGACCCGCTCCGAGCTCTTTGCGGTGATGACTTGCGGCATGGCCTCGGTGGCAGGCTCCGTGCTGGGTGGTTACGCCGGGCTGGGTGTGGATCTGAAATACCTGATCGCCGCCTCCTTTATGGCGGCGCCGGGGGGCCTCTTGATGGCCAAACTCTTGGTGCCGGAGCAGCAGCAGGTGTGTGAACAGGCCGAGATCACCCTCGACAAGAGCGACTACAGCAACGCCATCGACGCCCTGGCGGGCGGCGCCATGAGCGGCATGAAGATCGCGGTGGCCATCGGCACTATCCTGCTGGCCTTTGTCAGCGTGATCACCATGATCAATGCCGGTCTCACCACGGTGGGCGAGTGGTTCGGCTGGGCCGATCTCTCCCTGCAGCAGCTGCTGGGTTACCTGTTTGCCCCGGTGGCCTGGCTCATCGGCGTGCCGGCCAGCGAGATGATGGCGGCAGGATCCTTGATCGGCCAGAAGGTGATCATGAACGAGTTCGTCGCCTACCTGGATTTTGCCAACATCAAGCAGGATCTCAGCGCCCATACCCAGATCATTATCACCTTCGCCCTCTGTGGTTTTGCCAACCTGGGCTCCATTGCGGTGCAGCTTGGTTCCATCGGCACCATGGCGCCGGAGCGCCGCCACGACGTGGCGAGCCTCGGCTTCAAGGCGGTGCTGGCGGCAACCCTGGCCAACCTGATGAGCGCCACCCTGGCGGGGCTGTTCGCCTCCCTCGGCTAA
- the tauD gene encoding taurine dioxygenase has product MSNSLHITPLGPHIGAEISGISLAGPLDEGQFAQLQQALLTHQVLFFRDQPITPRQQRALANRFGDLHIHPVYPHAPEAEEIIVLDTHDDNPPDNDNWHTDVTFIETPPALAILAAKQLPPVGGDTLWASGIAAFEGLSPRLQQLLTGLEAEHDFTKSFPAHRHNASPAEYQRWQEAAARHPPLRHPVIRTHPLSGRQALFVNEGFTTRLPDLPAQESEALLTFLFRHVTKPEYQVRWRWREHDIAIWDNRVTQHYANADYLPARRVMHRATVLGDKPFWRAPA; this is encoded by the coding sequence ATGAGCAATTCCCTGCATATCACCCCCCTCGGCCCCCACATCGGCGCCGAGATCAGCGGCATCAGCCTGGCCGGGCCACTCGATGAGGGCCAGTTCGCGCAGTTGCAGCAGGCCCTGCTGACCCATCAGGTGCTGTTCTTTCGGGATCAGCCCATCACCCCCCGCCAGCAGCGGGCGCTGGCCAACCGCTTCGGCGATCTGCACATTCACCCTGTCTATCCCCACGCGCCGGAGGCCGAGGAGATCATCGTGCTCGATACCCACGACGACAACCCGCCGGACAACGACAACTGGCACACCGACGTCACCTTCATCGAGACGCCGCCAGCGCTGGCCATTCTGGCCGCCAAGCAGCTGCCGCCGGTGGGGGGCGATACCCTGTGGGCCAGCGGCATCGCCGCCTTCGAGGGACTCTCCCCCCGTCTGCAGCAGTTGCTGACGGGGCTGGAAGCCGAGCACGACTTCACCAAATCGTTCCCGGCCCATCGCCACAATGCCAGCCCGGCCGAATACCAGCGCTGGCAGGAGGCCGCGGCCCGTCACCCGCCGCTGCGCCACCCTGTCATCCGTACCCACCCCTTGAGCGGCCGGCAGGCGCTGTTCGTCAATGAAGGCTTCACCACCCGCCTGCCCGATTTGCCGGCGCAAGAGAGCGAGGCGCTGCTCACCTTCCTGTTTCGCCATGTCACCAAGCCCGAGTATCAGGTGCGCTGGCGCTGGCGGGAGCACGACATCGCCATCTGGGACAACCGGGTCACCCAGCATTATGCCAACGCTGACTATCTGCCGGCCCGGCGAGTGATGCACAGGGCCACCGTGCTGGGGGACAAGCCGTTCTGGCGCGCGCCCGCGTAA
- a CDS encoding MFS transporter has translation MNDFTMTRGERRATWALGSVFSLRMLGMFMVLPVLTTYGMSLAGASEALIGLAIGIYGMTQALFQIPFGLLSDKVGRKPLIVGGLLMFALGSVIAALTHSIWGVILGRALQGSGAISAAVMALLSDLTREQNRTKAMAFIGVSFGITFAIAMVTGPLITHALGLSGLFWLIALLALGGIAVTLWLVPTPSGHLLNRESGMVKGGMRTVLTNPRLLKLNFGILCVHTLLMSSFVALPLLLESAGLPRDSQWQAYLVTMLIAFVSVVPFIIYAEKRRKMKRVFQICVLVMLVAELVLWQSGLQLWGLLAGLQIFFIGFNVMEALLPSLISKESPPGYKGTAMGIYSTSQFIGVAIGGSLGGLLYSLGGGTLVFGGCAALALVWLGVSLTMAEPPYVSSLRIVLPKGVAADAALEQKIRACEGVSDVLLAAAERSVYVKVDSKRLSRRDLESLVAA, from the coding sequence ATGAATGATTTCACCATGACGAGGGGCGAGCGCCGTGCCACCTGGGCGCTCGGCTCCGTTTTCTCGCTGCGCATGCTCGGCATGTTTATGGTGCTGCCGGTGCTGACCACCTACGGCATGTCTCTCGCGGGGGCCTCCGAGGCGCTGATTGGCCTGGCCATCGGCATCTACGGCATGACCCAGGCGCTGTTCCAGATCCCGTTCGGCCTGCTCTCCGACAAGGTGGGCCGCAAGCCCCTCATCGTCGGCGGTCTGCTGATGTTTGCCCTCGGCAGCGTGATCGCGGCACTGACCCACTCCATCTGGGGCGTGATCCTCGGTCGCGCTCTGCAGGGCAGCGGCGCCATCTCGGCCGCCGTGATGGCGCTCTTGTCGGATCTCACCCGCGAGCAGAACCGCACCAAGGCGATGGCCTTCATCGGGGTGAGCTTTGGCATCACCTTCGCCATCGCCATGGTGACCGGCCCCCTCATCACCCATGCGCTGGGGCTCTCCGGCCTGTTCTGGCTGATCGCCCTGCTGGCGCTGGGGGGCATCGCCGTCACCCTCTGGCTGGTGCCGACCCCGAGCGGCCACCTGCTCAATCGCGAGTCCGGCATGGTGAAGGGGGGGATGCGCACCGTGCTGACCAACCCGCGCCTGCTCAAGCTCAACTTCGGCATCCTCTGCGTGCACACCCTGCTGATGTCGAGCTTCGTGGCGCTGCCACTGCTGCTGGAGAGCGCGGGCTTGCCCCGCGACAGCCAGTGGCAGGCTTATCTGGTCACCATGCTGATCGCCTTCGTCAGCGTGGTGCCGTTCATCATCTATGCCGAGAAGCGCAGAAAGATGAAGCGGGTGTTCCAGATCTGCGTGCTGGTGATGCTCGTTGCCGAGCTGGTGCTCTGGCAAAGCGGCCTGCAGCTGTGGGGCCTGCTCGCCGGCCTGCAGATCTTCTTCATCGGTTTCAACGTGATGGAGGCGCTGCTGCCCTCTCTTATCAGCAAGGAGTCGCCCCCCGGCTACAAGGGCACCGCCATGGGGATCTACTCCACCAGCCAGTTCATCGGGGTGGCCATCGGCGGCAGCCTCGGCGGCCTGCTCTACAGCCTGGGCGGTGGCACTTTGGTGTTTGGCGGCTGCGCCGCGCTGGCGCTGGTCTGGCTCGGGGTCAGCCTGACCATGGCCGAGCCCCCCTATGTGAGCAGCCTGCGCATCGTGTTGCCGAAAGGGGTGGCGGCCGACGCGGCGCTCGAGCAGAAGATCCGTGCCTGCGAGGGGGTGAGCGACGTGCTGCTGGCCGCTGCGGAGCGCTCCGTCTATGTGAAGGTGGACAGCAAGCGCCTGAGCCGGCGCGATCTGGAGTCGCTGGTCGCCGCCTGA